tttttatattgattaaGCATCAAGTTGCAGGAAGGATGTAAGGAATAGGAGAAAAGAACATGGAGAGAGAAGCAACATTTGCTCCCAACCCACTACTTGTTAGAGAACTGTGTTTTTCTTGATATATACAGGAGTTTATTACTCCGCTCTTAGACTGTGcacaaaactcaggaaaacagGAACTGTCAAATACTGTTTCGACTTTGAAGATATTCGATATATTGTAGTCCCTATAAATTTCTGTGtggttttaatcaagaaatgtttgttctcatttttattacaCCATCAAAACCCAAGTTTGATTTATGTGCTGAGATCTGATCTTCAAGGAACAGAGAATCTTGGTTGTCCATCCCAGCTCCAGCACTAACTCAAAGTGTGGACTTTGGGCCACAATTACTACATCTTCTTGAATctcaattttctctctctctcttttttaagattttatttatttatttgagagagagagtacaagcgagatggggaggagcagagggagagggaggagcagactccccgctgagcagggagccctatgtggggctcgatcccaggaccccaaaatcatgacctgagccgaaggcagatgcttaaccgactgagccacccaggtgctcctcaactttctcttttgtgaaataaagcaaatgatattatatcatctttattttctatgCTTCTGTGAATTTTAAGATTCTGtacaaattatttctttgtatttagtAGTtggcagaaaagagagaaaggtttctttatattttccgcATTACTAGTTAGTCCTCTAGTCAAGGGTGTGTCTctaatttagaaatatgtttcaagaaaataagaatgattaTATTGAATTAACTTTacatgtaatttttgttttaattaacatttcaAGGCTATCTAAAATGAGGACATAGAAATTCATGCTACTTTAAAGTTTCTTAAGGTATTTTTGTTACCAGCATTCATATTTTGAAggataaagcttttaaaaatatgtctgtgctgggtttttttctaaagaaattgtTTTACAGGCTTTTATTAACCTGAACAAAGCTCACTAGACAAAAAGAACAGGATGTAAGAGGGGAATGTTTGGAACCAGAGGGACTTGGAGAGTTGGTGTTAAAACTTGTGCTACTTTCTTTGATCACATATAAAACGTGGCATTAGTATTCCACAACGAGGCTGTGATTCTTGCTTTGATTATAGTTCTGATCTACCCTAGCATTTTAAATCCAAATTCAGTAAAAGTATGAAATAGTATTCTAAATAAGTTACTTACTCAAGCatctctatttccaacttttcctcttaattttctgGTGTTCTGCTTACTGCCTTAAAATCAGTCTTGGACTGTTTTATGACCTGATTTAGTGTTTATAATGTCACCAGAACATTTTCCCTGGATTGTTACACATATTGGCTGCACTGTTTTCAAATATAGCTAACAATGCAATGGTTAACTTGATGAAGTGCTGTGTAAGTGCTAACCATGGTTGTTGTTAAAGTATGGTTGTCGGTGGTGATATTAGCTCCTTTTTGTTTTCCACACTAACATTTTTATTCTGTGGCAGTGTTTCTACATCTCTAAAGGGCCTTAAAGTTTTGTACTCAATTGGATTGTCTCCACACCTTTACGGTCTGTTCTGTCTACTGTTTTCAACTGTCACATTAGAATGCATTTCGAAAATCTCCCCCCAGCTTCATTCCCAGCTGGTGACTTGAATGTCCAGAAACTTGATGGGCATTAGTGGAACCTCAGGTTTAGTGTGTCCTTTGTGAATTTGTTGCCTTCTATCTCAGTACTCAGCCAGCTGCTGCTTTGAGCCAAATGTgacctgctgcctgtttttgtaaatgaagctttattggaacatacacacacacacacgtgagtaTGATGTATGATTGATTTTGCATTAAAGTGGCAGAGTTAAGACTCTTCCAGCAGAGGACCTCTGAGTAGCAAAGCCTAAGCTGTTTAGTATGTAGCTCTTTAAATAAGATGTTTGCTGGTCCCTCTCAGACCTTTGATTACTCCTTGGGGTTTTCCCTCAGGTATATTCTAGCAAGAAAactaatttcctttcctttaatctttctttttttttggatattcCACATGCATTCAGTCATCACATCCTTTTGCCTAGAGTATTAATTTCCTCAcctcttgatttcttttccccttgtgtttcattttatatcttgccaccaATGTCATATCCTTGAAATTTGGTTCTACTCTATGTCCACACTGCCACCAAACACTTCCCCATCGCCCCGAACCTAAATAGAAACTCGCTAGCCTCTTTCTTAAGTCTCCTTCCGTAATAGCAGCTTCACTGGCCCCTAAACAGGAATTCTGTGCTGCAGTAcgttcctcccctcccttcttgtCTTTGTTCATGCTGCAGTAGCTGCCTGGGGCTTTCTCTGCCCCTGAGTTCCACCTTGTAGGAGTTTGTTTGGAAGCCTTGtactgtctttttctgtctgcatattcctttcttctccctgatATATATGTTGCCTGTGTATCTTTCTGTCACTAGCGGCATTTTATTTGCTGCTGTGTTGTTGATGTTCTTTTACATCTCATCCATTATAAACCATAAGCTTGTTGGGTACAAGGTGCATGTCTTCTTCTTTACTGTGTTCCCTTAAGCTCTCAACATCATGTCTTAGATGTGCTTAATAATTAAGTAATTGAGTCACATTATAGGAGGCAGGCCTTTAATTTGAATGTAATTATTGGTGACTTTACAGACTCCCTTGGATGTTTACTGTGATTGTAGGTGTTATAGCTAAAATTCTTGAGGAAACCGGATTTTCCTCCCCATACAGACTGTTAatgtaaatggaaaaatttttgttgttgttgtctgataaGGTATTTCAcatttaccaaaagaaagctatttGTGTGCAGTGATGTGCACGGCActgataaaaaagtaaaaccaggtggcagagccaggcagtAGTTCTCTTGGATATGTTAAGCAATCTATCAaactcagatctttttttttttttattccattaacaagttttttttccccaggattccaaatggaaaaattatacCAAAGCTCTCTAATAAGTTATTGAAATGatgttaaaatagtattttattctcTACTTACGGATGATGTtaagagaatattttattctctacTTATTCATTTAGTCACTCTCTCATACTTTCCAGAAGGTTTTGATGTGGCTGTCGGTCACAAATAGCTAGTTCTGTTAATCCCAGGGGTTTTTTTGGCCTCCAGTTCTGAGTTCGTACTCTTGAAAAGGTTGCAGAAACAAGAGTGCCAGTTGTAGAGACTTCTTACTTCATAGTGGTGTGTTCTAAAAGTTACATGTCCTGAAACCGGGCTGCTGATACCCTTAACTTCCTCAATTGATTTTGGAAAGGTAAAGATTGCCATTGGGGCCAGGAACACAGTTGGTGCATAAAGCCTAGTACCGAGtatccagaaaaacaaacaaaaaaggaaacaaagcatgACTGTACCCCAAAACCCGTATACTTGAAAAAGAATTGAAGacttgaaaatttcattttaaaatgggcaaaggatgtgAATAGTTTCTAGAAAAAGATATCAGCTCTGCTTGGTTGACCACTGTCTTCTAGCATGGAGTCAGTGTTTACTGTATACATGTATGCCAGATGAATGAGTAGTGCCTAAAATATATCCCAGCCCCTCCTAAGTAAAGACATGCTAAATAACCAGACCTGTATACCTTTGAATCAGCATTTCTACTTCTTAGCATTTATCTAGGGAAATAATTAGACATCTTAGCATAGATCTCACATCTAGGTTTCCATAATCCAGAAACACTTTATCAAATGCTCAAAGATATCTGTCCatccacatatatatgtacatatgtatatatttatacatacatgtatatgttgtATGTATATGCATGCTCATTGTAAAATCATCTGTAATAGTGaaagattggaaacaacctaaatgctgATTAGAACAAGAAtagttaagggcgcctgggtggctcagtcgttaagcgtctgccttcggctcaggtcatgatcccagggtcctgggatcgagccccgcatcgggctccctgctcggcaggaagcctgcttctccctctcccactccccctgcttgtgttcctgctctcgctgtgtctctctctgtcaaataaataaataaaatcttaaaaaaaaaaaaaagaacaagaatagtTAAGTTATAGTATATCCACATTGTAATGggtaaaaaggatgagattgatCTTTAGGTAAAGATGTGAAAGAAAAGATACAAGTTGTGTTTGTAAAACAAGATGTAGTTTCATCTTTATAAGTACTGAACACAGGTCTAGTTACACAATATACTTGCACATGTGAGGACTGGGCTGGAAGTTAGCATAAGCACCCTATAAGCTTAAGCATAAGTCTCTGGGGAGCAAAACTGGGGAGATGTGTGAATTCCCAGGATAGAGGGGTATTAtaccttctattttttaaactttgttcagttttttttttttaaagtatattttacttttatgttggTCAGAACACTGGGAAGTCATAGAATGAGTTTTAGGtacattttcattaatatttaaaataacttatttgaaTGGCTAACTTGTCCGTCTagaaagtggctttttttttttttattatgttcagttagccaacatataatacatcattagtttttgatgtagtgttcaacggttcattagttgcatataacacccagtgctcatcaccacccgtgccctccttaatacccatcaccctgttaccccgtcccccaccccctcccttctgtaaccctcagtttgtttcccggagtccagagtgtctcatggtttgtctcctctgatttcttcccgttcagttttccctccctttccctgtggtcctccactctattccttatgttccacaaataagtgaaaccatatgataattgactttctctgcttgatttatttcacttagcataatcccctccagttccatcttgatgcaaatggtagctattcatcctttctgatggctgattaatattccattgtatgtatgaacCACATAATCTTTATCcccagtagccaaactgtggaaggagccaagatgtccttcaatagaaaGTGGCTTTTAAGCATAATTTATGTCCTTGAGAATTCTGTATAAgtaagttttttggttttgtaatGGGACAATAACAAAAGACATGATCAGGTTGGACGGCTGTTGTATTCTCTAATGGTATGACCAATAGATGCGCAGTGCAGGAGTCTTATTAGAATAGGTTTTCTTTCAGCAGTCGTAAGAAAATCCAGTTTCATAGTAGAAGGGCTTGTTAGGATTTgaatgctttacatgtattaacatCAGTTTCCAAGGGTACACTTGCGAGCAAAAGAATCACACTGTTTTCTCTTCAATCTTTCAGAAAAGCTCAAGAGGAGAACAAGAAGATAGTGCTCGCTGGCTGTGTTCCTCAAGCCCAGCCTCGGCAGGACTACCTTAAAGGACTGAGTATCATAGGGGTAAGCTCGTACAAAAGAACATCTTTGGCTGCTGAAACATATACTTGGTCCACATTTGATTCGCTCTTTCTGTGTTACTTACAAGCTGTGTTACACTTCTGACTATCTCTCCTCAACATTCTGGACCCATTGCTGCTGAAATTTCGTCATGTCTCTGTAACTTTTCACCTTAGTGCAAAAGATATGTCCTTGATTctcttgttaaaaagaaaaagtaccaaACACAATAAAAAGCCATACAGAATTGAAGTCCCTTCCTAATACCTGGACTTTGTCTGCCTGTCCAGCACCATTTCTTGCCATATCATTGTAATTTTCCCATCCCCCTGAACTGCTTGTCATCCCCCCAGTACAGAGATGCCTTTTTTTGGAACGCGCCCCTTCCCGTACACTCATCCCCCACGTCGCTCCGCCATTACCCGCTCCACCGTTACCCGCTCTGTAAAGCCTCCTCTGACCACTCAGTGTGGTCTTCCCGTCATCCCTGGCCTTGGTTCCCTTTGCCGACTGTGCTTACCTGTCATCTGCCCTCTCAGCACCTCACAGGGTTGTGATTTTACAGTCACTTATCTCATTTTTTGATGAAGGCCACCTTTCTACTTAAATTACTAACTTCACAGTGACcgattttcaatctttttttaagcTGACCATGTTTCTCCAACCTTTCCCGTGATGCCTGACACACAGGAGGCACTCAGTAAGTGTTCGGtgactgactgaatgaaagaATCTTCCTGCTCTTAGCATCGTGAAGTCAGGAGACGTGCTGTCTGTTATCGGTCTTATTCTTTGTGGCCATCACTATTCACAAAATGCCCAAGGGTCGTTGGCATTCATTGACCACATGGTGGTGCTTCATCCTTCCCACCATTCTTCTAGGGCTGTACTCAATATGCTCAGGaatcctctttaaaaaaagactttattaatttaagaaaaaaataatatatatataaaaatagagtcCACTCatagaaaaattatatgaataattGGCATCTGGAATGAGATTTATTGGATTTTTCCTTATTTGATGTACAACAGTACtgttgacaactttttttttttaagatttttttttttaaagtagtctctgtatccaacgtggggcttgaacttacaatcccgagatcaagcatcatatgctctaccaactgaaccagcgaGGTGCCCTGCTATTGACAACTTCTAATACTGTATTCTCAGTGTAATGAACTTGTTTTCTGCTGTCAAATCCTTGCCCCACTAGCAAATTTAATAATCTTTGAACAAACATTCTAGTGTTAAACAGAACTTCAGTGTTTGAGAAGTTTAGTTTGTTTTCACCATTTGTATGTTtactttttgatttctcttgGTTTAAGGAATGACATGAATATGGACTCCTGAGTTATCTATTCATGTGAGACTAACTTTCTCCATAAACATAGTCCTGCTGTGTTAGGGAAAGAGGAAACTCGTTAgaattctgttttaggatggaatgtggCAAAAGCATAGGATTCatcttaaatttcatttctaggaGTTAAGTTACTGGAATAGGATAATTTCTTTAGTATGACAAAACCTCTTCTTTGTGTACATTATGGTAATATTTCGCTGAACTCCACTGTGTGTAGTGAAGAGCTCAGTATATGTTGGGATGTAGGGGAGATTCTAAGGGAGCATGCCCAGTGCTGCTAATGGGGAAGATGATTTTCTGGGATGATAGAAACTTGTGGCTTTGGCAAATAAcatctccccccctccccatttaGTCTAGTACCCTTTTTGTTCTGTCATCGAATCTCACTTGATTACCACTAAAATTCTTTAGACgtatgtattttgtttctttataattagagaaataacttaagatcacatatttaaaaatggaaacaatattcATAATTCCATCACTGAAACATGATAATTATAACTTTGCTTATTCcctttagacttttttttcccccaatgtggggttttttgttttttttttaatgtaatctttacacccaatatggggcttgaactcacagccctaagaccaagagtcacaagctcttccagctgagtcagccaggtgccccccacaaagggctttttattttaatttcaaatcagTATGTTGTGAAAAGTTTCCAAAAGTGAAATCACACTATTAGTAACAGTATTTAAGTTGTAATCTGTCTTCAGCAGTTAgtgttattattaaaatataggaTTATTCTTTGTAAACATCATTTTATAGAGCAGTTCTTTCTTTGGCAGCTATATGACATTTATCATAACTGACTATGTATAAAAGTTATGTCCACAGAacgtaaaattaaaaaaatctgaaataggAAACCAAAATCATCTATAATTGGTGTCTGAAAAGACCTGTTTCTGAAGATAATTGTTAGAATTGCTACAAAAACAGAAACCTGAAGAATAGTGAATTTaactgaaataaagaaatgaattatattgatttagacaagaaaaaaattctgaagtgTGAAAAAAATACGAAGATATTTAAATTCATTGACTTAGGAAACTAGTGTTAGGGATTgtactgcagtttttttttttttttttttttttttttacatacggAGTGAAAACTGTTATTTCCTCACGCAGTTCCGCTCATAGAGTAACTGTGACGCAGGGCTTTAATAGGGGTGGAAGAAAGAGCCCATGTAACTGCATTCTGTGCTTCTCCCGTCTGCTAGGATTTGTCTGTGTCCCCCCACGGTACAGGGAGGCTGTGTCGATTCTTTGGACCaagtgatagaaataaaaaggtagTGCACACCTGAATTAAAAAGTCCCCATGTGTGCAGGTCCTCATGGAGTAAGCGTTTAATAAAGAAgattcttgggcacctgggtggctcagttggttaggcgactgccttccgctcaggtcatgatcctggagtcccgggatcgagtcccgcatcgggctccctgctcggcagggagtctgcttctccctctgaccctcttccctctcgtgctctctatctctcattctctctctctcaaataaataaataaaatcttaaaaaaacaaaaacaaaaaaacccccgaAGATTCTTAATAATTAAGGATATTACTACCGTTGTCAGGTGAAGTTTCATCGATATCAGCCTTTAGAAAGGGGATGTCCAGTTTGTTTTCATAATCAGAGCAGCGTAGTGAGGGTACGCAGTAATCAGTTGTCAGACCCCTGGGCATTTTATTATCTTCTCTCCGACTGTCTCCTGGAACTATCTAGTTGTAATTAATATTATTTGTGTGGTGctggatgaaaagaaaataacagaatatcAAAACCTACCAACCTCTGGGTCCAGAAGAACTGGCTTTGGTGGCCATAACCTCTACACTTTTCCCATTCTGGAGCACaaaaatgtctaatttttttttacattgggagaagagggagaaaagatttaaaaacatcCATGTCTTTGATAGAAAGACCTTTTTGTAACCACAACTTCTTTCTtagaatgattaaatgaaattttatttaatatataggaCATATGTATTTATAGGTAACCTGTACAGAATCAggatctttttaatttttttcaggatcTTGAAACATTTTACCTCACAGTGAAAAATGTCATCATGTCTCTTGGGGCAGATAGTTACGGTTAACCATCCCCCTTGGAAGGTGTTTTCATGcagtgtcattttttaaagtcactgctgttatttatttactttggttACTCTGTGTCTGGCTGTAGGTGGTTCCAAGATCTTGTGAGTATACTTTTTaatgttcctttccttctcttcagctCATTTGTTGGCAGGAGAGTTTTGTTTAGATTAGTCAACCAGAAAGCATAATGTTCTCTGTTGAAGTCTGGTAGAAAAAATGAAGAGTAGACTTCAGGACTCAAAAGCCTGACTTCAAATCCCTGGGCTGCCACATCATTTTCCCTTTAGTAAGTACTTACTGGAGGCCTGTTACGTGGTAGCTGCTAGGTGCGAGGCACGTGGCAGTGTATCAGATCAGCCAAGATCGCTGTTCTCACCATTCCGGTTCTTAGTCATATCTGATTCAAGCCTAGAACATCCCTTGTCCTAGAGAATGTGGTGGGATGGGTCCCTAAGACCAAGGGAAGATTGGCTAGTTGGGAATCTCTCTTGAGGCTGAGATATACTTTGAGAAAATATACTTCCTGTCCATCATTAGAAGTTGTGTTGGGGATAGGTGGGTGAGACGGTACTGATTTGCTTCAGTTCTTCTTAAGGTAGGGTTATTTCTCCATGATTGCAGGAGTCATTATTAATATGTGTGACATTTATTAGGAAGGTTGGTTTGTACTCTGTTAAGGAAAGCATGTTTACAAAATTGTAcattttgtgttgattttctGTGCTAATTACTGAACATGGACTGCATTTGAACTTGATCTTGTTATCTTTGTGATTGTATACTCTAGAAATCCTAAATAAATTGCGTTAATACACAGGTTATAACAGAAAACATGCAGTTCACAGCAGAATATATAATTTGATGTCAGAAACTTTGTAAATGACAGAACTTCCTGATTTGTTAGGTGTGAGCCCTATGGGCAGGTGCACAGCTCTTTGGAGAGCTGAATGAAAATGCTGCTTACCACAGGCACCCACTTATTTCAGGGACTCTGAACCACGTTGATTGGCAGTGGTTTAAACGTCTTTTCAGGCAGGCTGACCTAATACTAAAAAGTCACACAGCGTGGTATTTCAAATGTGGacactttaattttgaaaattacttgTATAAATAAAGTAGCACTTGAAAGAGGCTATATTTGAGAATATTTCTGTCATATATTGCAAAAGGTAAATGGAACAGTGTCACGGTAATCGCGGCATTGATATCGAGGGCAAAGCTTGAGAAATTGTGTCTTCCTGTTTGTCTCTACCTCATGGCTTCCTGTATGTCATCTTGTtatagtaccttttttttttaacctgtaatTGTCAAAAAGGCACTATCTTACCAGAATGACATGTAAATTTAAAAGCCCACTGATGTTTGTACCTTCTTAgatctgttgggtttttttttgcgTGTGTGCTTTAAAAAACGCTATTGCTTTATTAACTACCAGCAGGACTGGCTTGCACAGGGGGTGGTGGACGCTCTAGGCTCCGGGTCCGTGGAGGATGTGAGGAGGATGTGATGATTGGGAGGCCGTTTTGAAGGAAAGAGGTGGTCTGGAGGCCAAGGCCCAAGAGCCCCTCTGATTTACTTCTGGAAATGGGTAGACCTTGTAAAGGAGTCATGGCAAGCTACGGCCATGCCACCAATAAGATTAAGAAATTCTTGGAAATCTAGCTGCCCGTCAGTGTTGAGGTCCAGTTTCTTCATCATGCGATCAGGGTCCTTCTGGTTCTTTGTGAAGGCAGCCAATTCTGTATTCATGAAGGTTAGGAACTCTGTCTTGGAGAGTGTGCAGTTGTTACCCGCCTTTCCAGCAAACTTCTGGAAAACAGCAGTCGGAGACTCAATGCACTGCTTGGTCTCGGTAGGGCTAGACATTTTTGCCATGTGTTCGTGGAACGGGCGAGGACCGTGCGTCCGGCGACGGAGGTGCTGCCAgatctgttgtttttatttcttttatggccTTTTCTAATTTTACCTGTATGTGTACACATTCTTCAAttattcaaatacaaaaatagtaaaaagtagTGTATCATAGTAGTTAAGAGCATGGATTCGGGAGCTAGATTACATAGATTCATATCCCTGAGGCACCAtgtattagctgtgtgaccttgtacaagtcccttaacctctctctgcctcagtttcttcctctttggATGGGCGATAATAATAGAATCTAACTGAGTTAAATCAGTTAATACATGTCACATggttagcatggtgcctggcatatagtaagtgctctcTCTGTattagctttattattattattattttaatttttatttcattcacttgCTAGTAGAATGAGCATTGAGCACACCTCTGTACCTGAAACAAGAACTATTTGCTAGAGACACAGAGCTGAATGAAATGTGTTTTCCCTAAAAACAGTGAAATCTGAAGAGAGCCACAAATAATCATGATAAATGTGCAGAGGGATAAAGTCCTGTGGGCACACAGTGGATGAAGCCGTCCTTGACTTGGGCTTGAAAGCCTGAGTAGTGGTTTGATGGAGAGAGGATGAAAGGCTTTCAGCAGAGCAACAGTGTATCTAAAGAAAAGCATGTGTGCGTCAGGGCACCTGAAAGGGAGAGTAATGGCAAGTAGTGTGTCCTGACCTGAGTGTAATTTGGGGGAGGGGTAAGTTTAAGAGGTATAGTTTGGAGCAATGCAGATAAGTGATAAATAGGCTAGGGTGAGGGGAGAGCAGGAGTTTGCAGTGCATGGAATGCTTACGTCAGACCCAGTAGGACAGGGTGAAAGACTGTGGGGAGTCATATAGCCCGGAAAAGTGATGATTAGAAGCAGTGTGATCTATGCCCTGTATtcattatttgttaattattttcttgtaTGTTATTTATactgatct
Above is a window of Zalophus californianus isolate mZalCal1 chromosome 7, mZalCal1.pri.v2, whole genome shotgun sequence DNA encoding:
- the LOC113927363 gene encoding protein S100-A11-like; the encoded protein is MAKMSSPTETKQCIESPTAVFQKFAGKAGNNCTLSKTEFLTFMNTELAAFTKNQKDPDRMMKKLDLNTDGQLDFQEFLNLIGGMAVACHDSFTRSTHFQK